The following are encoded together in the Candidatus Hydrogenedens sp. genome:
- the efp gene encoding elongation factor P, producing MISVSGFRRGMAIRYEGDIWVVVEFQHITPGNWRAMLKTKLKNVKTGRTMEVTFRMSDEVEEVMLLERKMQYLYESEGLLYFMDLETYEQTFIPEEMLGEQKKFLKESDLCSIYFLEDKPIIAEMPPFVELKVIEAEPAVRGDTATNVMKFCTLESGAKIQVPLFIKEGDVIKVDTRTGRYIERVSTG from the coding sequence ATGATTTCTGTTTCCGGTTTTCGTAGAGGTATGGCGATCCGTTATGAAGGAGATATTTGGGTCGTAGTAGAATTCCAGCATATTACACCTGGGAATTGGCGTGCAATGTTAAAAACGAAATTGAAGAATGTAAAGACGGGTAGAACGATGGAAGTCACTTTTCGTATGTCTGATGAAGTAGAGGAAGTAATGTTGCTGGAACGGAAGATGCAGTATCTTTATGAATCTGAGGGATTGCTGTATTTTATGGATTTGGAAACGTATGAGCAAACCTTTATTCCAGAGGAGATGTTAGGGGAGCAGAAGAAGTTTTTGAAAGAATCTGATTTGTGTTCTATTTACTTTCTTGAGGATAAGCCTATCATTGCGGAAATGCCTCCGTTTGTAGAATTAAAAGTAATAGAAGCGGAACCTGCTGTAAGAGGGGATACCGCAACCAATGTAATGAAATTCTGTACTTTGGAAAGTGGTGCAAAGATACAGGTTCCATTGTTTATAAAAGAGGGCGATGTTATAAAAGTTGATACACGAACTGGAAGATATATTGAACGGGTTTCTACAGGGTAA
- a CDS encoding family 78 glycoside hydrolase catalytic domain: MNFISLTPLILYLLLTFPPSVNPFGNAQIITDPRMKNSSHNNDFMTNRKDNWVKENPHQVHTLFRKKFIVENTPKSAELYITADDYFKLYINGEYILEGPTTGYPFAYPYFKYDIKQFIKTGPNIIAVHTYYRGLINRVCVSGDNRSGFIFRLTLTDTNNQKTEILSDTSWKCFPLNAFIITETTGYKTQFLENIDMQKYPKNWQSFTFDDTHWITPELSENDYIFADLPAKPLTIIPIHPIKNEVLSTGNILFDFGREVVGYTRIKTKGKKGEKMIVYHGEERDEKGNVRWQMRANCNYKEEIILSGDEDITPFFEYRAFRYIELENAPEEVSVWVEERHYPFDTTKVAFDSNDKELKNIWDICQLGVQLCSQEVFVDCPSREKGQYLGDAVITSRSFMWLTGDTSLTKKSLIDFYLSSKIDPGLLAVAPSGFIQEFAEYSLQYPLMLWEYYRHSGDKEFLKEIASECLPNLLKYFAQYENEHGLLTSTGTKPILIDWPKNLRDNFDYDFALNKPNAVVNAFYYGAITKTIEIQRTIGIEDANLLEKAKKIEDSYQKTFLDPDKNLYKDAPESTHYSLHSNAIPLFFGLVKNEEVKRNIFSLIEQKGLSCGVYIASYVIEACFKENNPELGWKLLTNDTEYSWKEMLRNGATSCLEVWKPEMKINMSWCHAWSSCPIYLIAEYILGIKPLTPSWDEIALEPANINGLPDMQLKKPLPYGNSLQINKKGNQYTVLAPKEIKIITKPKQGQTIKVDYENTSQ; encoded by the coding sequence ATGAATTTTATATCCCTTACTCCATTAATACTATACCTTTTACTTACTTTTCCACCGTCAGTAAACCCCTTCGGAAATGCCCAAATTATCACCGACCCTCGTATGAAAAATAGTAGCCATAATAATGACTTTATGACAAATCGAAAAGATAATTGGGTAAAAGAAAATCCTCATCAGGTTCATACATTGTTTAGAAAAAAATTTATTGTTGAAAATACACCTAAATCTGCAGAGTTATATATTACTGCTGATGATTATTTTAAGCTATACATAAATGGAGAATATATTTTAGAAGGTCCCACAACGGGCTATCCTTTTGCATATCCATACTTTAAATACGATATAAAACAGTTTATAAAGACAGGTCCTAATATAATAGCAGTTCATACCTATTATAGAGGGCTAATTAATCGTGTGTGTGTCAGTGGAGACAATCGTTCTGGGTTTATTTTCAGGCTTACCCTCACAGATACTAATAACCAAAAAACAGAAATTCTATCCGACACTTCTTGGAAATGTTTCCCCCTTAATGCATTTATTATCACAGAAACAACAGGATATAAAACACAATTCCTTGAAAATATAGATATGCAAAAATACCCTAAAAATTGGCAATCTTTTACCTTTGACGATACCCATTGGATAACTCCCGAGTTAAGTGAAAATGACTACATATTTGCAGATTTACCAGCAAAACCATTAACGATTATCCCTATCCATCCCATAAAAAATGAAGTACTTTCTACAGGAAATATTCTTTTTGACTTTGGCAGAGAAGTCGTCGGATACACCCGTATAAAAACGAAAGGGAAAAAAGGTGAAAAAATGATTGTGTACCATGGAGAAGAACGTGACGAAAAAGGGAATGTCCGATGGCAAATGCGAGCAAATTGCAATTATAAAGAAGAAATTATTCTTTCTGGAGACGAAGACATTACTCCATTTTTCGAATATCGTGCCTTTCGGTATATTGAATTAGAAAATGCCCCAGAAGAAGTCTCTGTCTGGGTAGAAGAACGACATTATCCATTCGATACAACCAAAGTTGCCTTTGACTCTAATGATAAAGAATTAAAAAATATCTGGGACATTTGTCAATTAGGGGTTCAACTTTGCTCTCAAGAAGTATTTGTAGATTGTCCCTCTCGTGAGAAAGGGCAATATTTAGGTGATGCTGTCATTACATCCCGCTCCTTTATGTGGCTCACAGGTGATACGTCATTAACCAAAAAATCACTAATCGATTTCTACCTCTCTTCAAAAATTGACCCAGGGCTATTGGCTGTTGCACCATCAGGGTTTATTCAAGAATTTGCTGAGTATTCACTGCAATACCCACTTATGTTATGGGAATACTACCGCCATTCTGGGGATAAAGAATTCTTAAAGGAAATAGCATCCGAATGTTTACCAAACCTATTAAAATACTTTGCTCAATATGAAAATGAACATGGACTGCTAACATCCACTGGTACAAAACCCATTCTAATCGATTGGCCTAAAAATTTACGCGATAATTTCGATTACGATTTTGCTCTGAACAAACCAAACGCAGTTGTCAACGCCTTTTATTACGGTGCAATAACTAAAACAATAGAAATACAAAGAACAATCGGAATTGAAGATGCCAATCTTTTAGAAAAGGCAAAGAAGATTGAAGATAGTTACCAGAAAACCTTCCTCGACCCTGATAAAAACCTTTATAAAGATGCACCAGAGTCTACCCATTATTCCCTACACAGTAACGCTATCCCTCTCTTCTTCGGATTAGTAAAAAATGAAGAAGTAAAAAGAAACATTTTCTCCTTAATCGAGCAAAAGGGATTATCTTGCGGTGTTTATATTGCTTCTTATGTGATTGAAGCATGTTTCAAAGAGAACAACCCCGAATTAGGCTGGAAATTATTAACAAACGACACCGAATATTCATGGAAAGAAATGCTCCGCAACGGTGCTACCTCTTGCCTCGAAGTGTGGAAACCTGAAATGAAAATAAACATGAGCTGGTGTCACGCATGGAGTAGCTGTCCAATATACCTTATCGCTGAATATATATTAGGAATTAAACCCTTAACACCCAGCTGGGATGAAATAGCACTGGAACCTGCAAACATAAATGGTTTACCCGACATGCAACTTAAAAAACCTCTACCCTATGGCAATTCTTTACAAATCAACAAAAAAGGAAATCAATACACCGTATTAGCACCAAAAGAAATAAAAATAATTACTAAACCTAAACAAGGACAAACAATCAAAGTAGACTATGAAAACACATCCCAATAA
- a CDS encoding L,D-transpeptidase has translation MKTHPNNGTPLSTEETNILNKHQWAQHIGENLGIWVSIKNQKLYVIKNNIIIWQTSCSTAIKGAGEKKDSHQTPRGWHQIVEKIGDHAPWGQIFRNRKPIGLWDKTQITEKSLILTRILRLDGLEEGKNKGVNNKDEIVDTYQRYIYIHGTNKEELIGTPSSHGCICLTNDDAITLYNIIPLHTKILITEE, from the coding sequence ATGAAAACACATCCCAATAACGGAACTCCCCTTTCCACAGAAGAAACGAACATCTTAAACAAACATCAATGGGCACAACATATTGGTGAAAACCTTGGTATTTGGGTCTCAATAAAAAATCAAAAACTCTATGTCATAAAAAATAACATAATTATTTGGCAAACTTCCTGCTCAACAGCGATAAAAGGAGCTGGTGAAAAAAAAGATTCTCACCAAACCCCAAGAGGGTGGCACCAAATTGTAGAAAAAATTGGCGACCATGCCCCATGGGGACAAATCTTTCGCAACCGTAAACCCATTGGACTTTGGGACAAAACCCAGATCACCGAAAAATCCCTTATACTAACTCGTATACTCCGCCTTGATGGATTAGAAGAGGGAAAAAACAAAGGGGTCAACAATAAAGATGAAATTGTAGATACATATCAACGGTATATCTATATCCACGGAACCAACAAAGAAGAACTTATAGGGACTCCTTCCTCACATGGCTGTATCTGTCTGACAAACGATGATGCCATTACCCTTTACAATATTATCCCTCTTCACACTAAAATCCTCATTACAGAAGAATAA
- a CDS encoding beta-galactosidase, with product MNGINLLYIAIFLICGTDKTNISQFAIGNSPFIGSVECRKVDVCGITSNDKSGMKVRFNISDWPNVFIKPSSGSWDWSEYCWVVVKVFNPENDVVRMNVRVDNEGANGHEFCITGGFNLPSKQEESVSFLLPNPLYPFSVPNDKERLEVYSKHPLWGMRRAPGNFVEMRGEKFDLSKVIGFQIFLAHPNVSTNLVIREIRLEKQFDLPDFPLPFIDKLGQYKHADWKGKTHSEKEMVEHAQKELQTIRKRAITSKDFDVYGGWKKGPQLNATGWFRTELIDGYWWLVTPEGHLFLSIGVDCVGLSDFTFITNREKWFEYLPDMNDPKFKSCFAKAGKGGHWFGHILDEGWVYCPYKANIIRQFGETWEQPWSEQTTARLKRWGFNTIGAWSSVHLFVDKKIPFVIILGPGNVPRIKNAPGYWGPIYDVFDPQFEEIAEKNIQKGVEAYKDNPYCIGYFVNNELSWDGVWEGTIKNDLEQPCKKEFVRMCQEKYGTIDKLNENWKTSFADWSEINKPEEETDAFKQDRDEYLSQFANRYFSVISHVVKKSAPHQLYMGCRFAGFPPEFVWKSAQKYADVVSINIYRKEVPKDHAMLKIAEKPIIIGEFHFGALDRGMFHTGLIACKDQKDRAEKYVNYVESVVRHPLFVGCHWFQWADQPITGRNFDGENYNIGLVDVTNKPYPELTKSAEKINKKAYSIRLKASQKTADRTTKK from the coding sequence ATGAACGGAATTAATCTTTTGTATATCGCGATATTCTTAATTTGTGGAACTGACAAAACTAATATTTCCCAATTTGCAATTGGAAATAGTCCTTTTATAGGTAGTGTAGAATGCCGAAAAGTAGATGTATGTGGTATTACCTCAAACGACAAATCAGGAATGAAGGTTCGTTTTAATATAAGTGATTGGCCTAATGTTTTTATTAAACCAAGTTCAGGGAGTTGGGACTGGTCTGAATATTGTTGGGTTGTAGTTAAGGTGTTTAATCCTGAGAACGATGTGGTTCGAATGAATGTAAGGGTTGATAACGAAGGAGCAAATGGGCATGAGTTCTGTATTACAGGTGGTTTTAATTTACCTTCTAAACAAGAAGAATCAGTTTCATTTTTATTGCCGAATCCATTGTATCCGTTTTCAGTTCCAAATGATAAAGAGCGCTTGGAGGTTTATTCAAAGCATCCATTATGGGGAATGCGCCGGGCACCTGGAAATTTTGTTGAGATGAGGGGGGAGAAATTTGATTTGTCTAAAGTAATAGGATTCCAAATTTTTTTGGCACACCCGAATGTCTCGACAAATCTTGTAATCCGTGAGATAAGACTTGAGAAACAGTTTGATTTGCCTGATTTTCCTTTACCATTTATTGATAAGTTAGGTCAATATAAACATGCAGATTGGAAAGGGAAAACACATTCGGAAAAAGAAATGGTAGAACATGCACAAAAGGAATTACAAACGATTAGAAAACGAGCTATTACCAGTAAAGATTTTGATGTTTATGGGGGGTGGAAAAAAGGACCTCAGTTAAATGCAACAGGATGGTTTCGGACGGAACTAATTGATGGATATTGGTGGCTTGTAACGCCGGAAGGACATTTGTTTTTGTCCATAGGGGTGGATTGTGTTGGGTTGAGCGATTTTACTTTTATAACAAACCGTGAGAAATGGTTTGAATACTTGCCTGATATGAATGACCCAAAATTTAAGAGTTGTTTCGCAAAGGCGGGCAAAGGAGGACATTGGTTTGGACATATTTTAGATGAAGGGTGGGTGTATTGTCCTTATAAAGCGAATATTATTCGTCAATTTGGGGAGACATGGGAACAGCCATGGAGTGAACAAACCACAGCCCGATTAAAGAGATGGGGATTTAATACTATAGGTGCGTGGAGTTCGGTTCACTTGTTTGTAGATAAAAAGATACCATTTGTTATCATTCTGGGACCGGGAAATGTACCAAGAATTAAGAATGCTCCGGGCTATTGGGGACCTATTTATGATGTGTTTGACCCTCAATTCGAAGAAATTGCAGAAAAGAATATCCAAAAAGGAGTGGAGGCTTATAAAGATAACCCCTATTGTATAGGTTATTTTGTGAATAATGAACTTTCGTGGGATGGGGTTTGGGAAGGAACGATAAAAAATGATTTGGAACAGCCCTGCAAGAAGGAATTTGTCAGGATGTGTCAGGAAAAATATGGAACCATAGATAAATTAAATGAGAATTGGAAGACATCATTTGCAGATTGGTCTGAAATTAATAAACCTGAGGAGGAAACAGATGCCTTTAAGCAAGACAGGGATGAATATCTTAGCCAATTTGCAAACAGATATTTTTCTGTCATATCACATGTTGTTAAGAAGAGTGCTCCGCATCAACTCTATATGGGTTGTAGATTCGCAGGATTTCCACCGGAATTTGTATGGAAATCTGCACAGAAATATGCGGATGTAGTAAGTATTAATATCTATCGCAAAGAGGTTCCGAAAGACCATGCTATGTTAAAAATTGCAGAAAAACCCATTATTATTGGTGAGTTCCATTTTGGAGCGTTAGATAGAGGTATGTTTCATACAGGACTGATTGCATGTAAAGACCAGAAAGACCGAGCAGAGAAATATGTGAATTATGTTGAGAGTGTTGTTAGACATCCTTTATTTGTGGGATGTCATTGGTTTCAGTGGGCAGACCAACCGATTACAGGCAGGAACTTTGATGGTGAGAACTATAATATCGGATTAGTGGATGTAACCAACAAACCATATCCAGAGCTTACAAAGTCCGCAGAAAAGATAAATAAAAAAGCATATTCAATCCGTCTAAAAGCCAGCCAAAAAACAGCAGATAGAACCACCAAAAAATAA